In Thauera aromatica K172, one DNA window encodes the following:
- a CDS encoding cell division ATP-binding protein FtsE, whose product MIVFEDVAKRYAGGYTALAGVGFEIRHGELVVLSGHSGAGKSTLLKLIPVIERPTAGRVLINGQDVSHLPPAAIPYLRRNLGLVLQENRLLFDRSVFDNVMLPLVITGHPPRDAAKRVAAALERVGLDGRGEEMPAGLSGGEQQRVAIARAIVNRPSILIADEPTAHLDPAYAEDIALLFRSFNDAGVTVLVSTHDAGLFAASRPRRLVLAKGLLAEDSSPAGRPAAEVPA is encoded by the coding sequence ATGATCGTCTTCGAGGACGTCGCCAAGCGCTATGCGGGCGGCTACACCGCGCTTGCCGGAGTCGGTTTCGAGATCCGTCACGGCGAGCTGGTGGTGCTGTCCGGGCATTCGGGCGCGGGCAAGAGCACGCTGCTCAAGCTGATCCCGGTGATCGAGCGCCCCACCGCGGGGCGGGTACTGATCAACGGCCAGGACGTCTCCCATCTGCCGCCGGCGGCGATTCCCTACCTGCGCCGCAACCTCGGCCTCGTGCTGCAGGAAAACCGCCTCCTGTTCGACCGCAGCGTGTTCGACAACGTCATGCTGCCGCTGGTCATCACCGGCCACCCGCCGCGTGACGCGGCGAAGCGCGTGGCCGCGGCGCTTGAACGCGTCGGCCTCGACGGCCGCGGCGAGGAAATGCCGGCCGGGCTGTCGGGCGGCGAGCAGCAGCGCGTCGCGATCGCGCGCGCAATCGTCAATCGACCGTCGATCCTGATCGCCGACGAGCCCACTGCCCACCTCGACCCGGCCTATGCAGAGGACATCGCCCTGCTGTTCCGCTCGTTCAACGACGCCGGAGTCACCGTGCTGGTGTCGACCCACGATGCCGGCCTGTTCGCCGCCAGCCGCCCGCGCCGCCTGGTGCTGGCGAAAGGCCTGCTCGCCGAAGATTCGAGCCCGGCCGGGCGTCCGGCGGCGGAGGTGCCCGCATGA
- a CDS encoding M16 family metallopeptidase: MFRQTFARALLAGAALAAALAPPAFANPYETTLANGMKLIVKEDRRAPSVVHMVWYRAGAMDEPSGVSGVAHVLEHMMFKGTKTLAPGEFNQRVAAVGGRDNAFTSKDYTAYFQQVPPAHLDTVMALEADRMENLVLGDEEFARELEVVKEERRLRTDDQPRALVHEQLMATAFQAHPYRRPVIGWMTDLEAMQAEDARAWYRRWYAPNNAWLVVVGDVDHQEVFRQAERHYGAIAARALPARRISAEPAQRGPRSAVVKAPAELPYLAMAWQVPALRDPAADREAYALQVLAAVLDGHDGARLNRHLVRDARLALSAGAGYDGSSRGPALFYLDGVPAPGHTMDELEAALRAELQRIRDTGVSAAELARVKTQAVASRVYKRDSLMGQAMEIGFLEAAGLSWRDEERLLEGLRTVTAEEVQAVARRYFTDDHLSMARLEPQPLAGQAPRPTSARHR; encoded by the coding sequence ATGTTTCGTCAGACCTTTGCCCGCGCCCTGCTGGCCGGCGCCGCGCTTGCCGCCGCACTGGCCCCGCCCGCATTCGCCAACCCGTACGAGACGACCCTTGCCAACGGCATGAAGCTGATCGTCAAGGAAGACCGCCGCGCGCCTTCGGTGGTGCACATGGTGTGGTACCGCGCCGGCGCGATGGACGAGCCCAGCGGCGTATCCGGCGTCGCCCACGTCCTCGAGCACATGATGTTCAAGGGGACGAAGACGCTCGCCCCCGGCGAATTCAACCAGCGCGTGGCCGCGGTCGGAGGGCGCGACAACGCATTCACGAGCAAGGACTACACCGCCTACTTCCAGCAGGTGCCGCCCGCCCACCTCGACACGGTGATGGCGCTCGAAGCCGACCGCATGGAGAACCTGGTGCTCGGCGACGAGGAATTCGCCCGCGAGCTCGAAGTCGTCAAGGAAGAACGCCGCCTGCGCACCGATGACCAGCCGCGCGCGCTGGTCCATGAGCAGCTGATGGCCACCGCCTTCCAGGCCCATCCCTACCGCCGCCCGGTGATCGGCTGGATGACCGACCTCGAGGCGATGCAGGCCGAAGACGCGCGCGCCTGGTACCGGCGCTGGTACGCACCGAACAACGCCTGGCTGGTGGTGGTCGGCGACGTGGACCACCAGGAAGTGTTCCGCCAAGCCGAACGGCATTACGGCGCGATCGCCGCGCGCGCCCTCCCCGCGCGCCGGATCTCGGCCGAACCGGCGCAGCGCGGCCCGCGCAGCGCGGTGGTCAAGGCGCCGGCCGAACTTCCCTACCTGGCGATGGCGTGGCAGGTGCCGGCGCTGCGCGACCCCGCCGCCGACCGCGAAGCCTATGCCCTGCAGGTGCTGGCGGCGGTGCTCGACGGCCATGACGGCGCCCGCCTCAACCGCCACCTCGTGCGCGACGCCCGGCTCGCGCTATCGGCCGGCGCCGGCTATGACGGCAGCAGCCGCGGCCCCGCGCTGTTCTACCTCGACGGCGTGCCCGCGCCCGGCCACACCATGGATGAACTCGAAGCCGCGCTGCGCGCCGAGCTGCAGCGCATCCGCGACACCGGAGTGAGCGCGGCCGAGCTTGCCCGGGTGAAGACGCAGGCGGTCGCCAGCCGCGTCTACAAGCGCGACTCGCTGATGGGCCAGGCGATGGAAATCGGCTTTCTGGAGGCTGCCGGCCTGTCCTGGCGCGACGAGGAGCGCTTGCTCGAAGGCCTGCGCACGGTCACCGCCGAAGAAGTGCAGGCGGTGGCACGGCGCTATTTCACCGACGACCACCTGAGCATGGCCCGCCTCGAACCGCAGCCGCTGGCCGGGCAAGCGCCGCGCCCGACTTCCGCCCGCCACCGTTGA
- the ftsY gene encoding signal recognition particle-docking protein FtsY: MFGFLKKKFGRREDEAAPVAPPAEAQSEPPQVPAQAPEEAAAAAPARSGEPAAPGDATAAALAPAAESAPGVAATPVPAAVEVEVETEVEAAAVAIEAVAEDAPVPPQEPVPVAKKSWAERLKAGLARTRQQIGGGLASLFGLRKIDEDLLEELESTLLMADCGVDATQHLIDELRRRWKRDRLETADQLQKALADGLHEIIAPLEAPLQVDGHQPFIIMIAGVNGSGKTTSIGKLAKYFQARGKSVLLAAGDTFRAAAREQLMTWGERNNVTVVAQDGGDAAAVIFDAINAARARKIDVVLADTAGRLPTQLHLMEEIAKVRRVIAKADPTGPHEVLLVLDANIGQNALAQVKAFDQAIGVTGLVVTKLDGTAKGGVLAAIARQCPKPLRFIGVGEGIDDLQPFAAREFVDALFEPGAAAVRNGAGGRA, translated from the coding sequence ATGTTTGGTTTCCTGAAAAAGAAGTTCGGCCGGCGCGAAGACGAGGCCGCGCCCGTAGCCCCGCCGGCCGAGGCGCAGAGCGAACCGCCGCAGGTGCCTGCGCAAGCGCCTGAAGAGGCCGCCGCGGCCGCCCCGGCCCGATCCGGTGAGCCTGCTGCGCCCGGCGACGCGACCGCCGCCGCACTTGCGCCGGCGGCCGAATCCGCCCCCGGAGTGGCGGCAACGCCCGTGCCGGCTGCGGTGGAGGTCGAGGTGGAGACCGAAGTGGAGGCGGCGGCCGTCGCCATCGAGGCGGTCGCGGAGGATGCGCCAGTCCCCCCCCAGGAGCCTGTGCCGGTGGCGAAAAAATCCTGGGCGGAGCGCCTCAAGGCCGGTCTCGCCCGCACCCGCCAGCAGATCGGCGGCGGGCTGGCGAGCTTGTTCGGCCTGCGCAAGATCGACGAGGACCTCCTCGAGGAGCTCGAATCCACCCTGTTGATGGCCGACTGCGGCGTGGATGCCACCCAGCACCTGATCGACGAACTGCGCCGGCGCTGGAAGCGCGACCGTCTGGAAACCGCCGACCAGCTGCAGAAGGCGCTCGCCGACGGCCTGCACGAGATCATTGCGCCGCTCGAGGCGCCGCTCCAGGTCGACGGCCATCAGCCTTTCATCATCATGATCGCGGGCGTCAACGGTTCCGGAAAGACGACCTCGATCGGCAAGCTCGCGAAGTATTTCCAGGCCCGCGGCAAGAGCGTGCTGCTCGCCGCCGGCGACACCTTCCGCGCCGCCGCGCGCGAGCAGCTGATGACCTGGGGCGAGCGCAACAACGTCACCGTGGTCGCGCAGGACGGCGGCGATGCGGCAGCGGTGATCTTCGACGCGATCAACGCCGCGCGTGCGCGCAAGATCGACGTCGTCCTCGCCGACACCGCCGGGCGGCTGCCGACCCAGCTCCACCTGATGGAAGAGATCGCCAAGGTCCGCCGGGTGATCGCCAAGGCCGACCCTACCGGACCGCACGAAGTCCTGCTCGTGCTCGACGCCAACATTGGCCAGAACGCGCTCGCCCAGGTGAAGGCCTTCGACCAGGCGATCGGGGTCACCGGCCTGGTCGTGACCAAGCTCGACGGCACCGCCAAGGGCGGCGTGCTGGCGGCGATTGCGCGCCAGTGCCCGAAGCCGCTGCGCTTCATCGGCGTCGGCGAGGGCATCGACGACCTGCAGCCGTTCGCTGCGCGCGAGTTCGTCGATGCGCTGTTCGAGCCCGGCGCCGCGGCCGTCCGGAACGGCGCGGGCGGGCGCGCATGA
- a CDS encoding DUF938 domain-containing protein gives MDTDPRQFAPATARNRDFILPILQRVLPATGQVLEIGSGSGEHAVHFARHLPALHWQPSDADPAALGSIAAWVRHAALPNLALPLHLDLGAAAWPLAQADAVVAINVLHYSPWSSTAALFRGAANVLQAAGVVYCYGPYRRGGAHTAPSNAAFDAWLRGIDPRFAVRDLEAVEAQALACGFRLDEVIEMPANNFSLVFRRG, from the coding sequence ATGGATACCGATCCGCGCCAGTTCGCTCCTGCCACCGCCCGCAACCGCGACTTCATCCTGCCGATCCTGCAGCGCGTGCTGCCGGCGACGGGGCAGGTGCTGGAGATCGGCAGCGGCAGCGGAGAACATGCGGTCCATTTCGCCCGCCATCTTCCCGCCCTCCACTGGCAGCCGAGCGATGCCGACCCGGCGGCGCTCGGTTCGATCGCGGCCTGGGTCCGGCATGCCGCCCTGCCCAATCTGGCGCTGCCGCTGCACCTCGATCTGGGAGCAGCGGCGTGGCCGCTGGCGCAGGCCGATGCGGTGGTGGCGATCAATGTGCTGCACTATTCGCCTTGGTCGTCCACGGCGGCCTTGTTCCGTGGCGCCGCGAACGTGCTGCAGGCCGCGGGGGTGGTCTATTGTTACGGTCCGTACCGGCGTGGCGGCGCCCACACCGCGCCCAGCAACGCCGCTTTCGATGCGTGGCTGCGCGGCATCGATCCGCGCTTTGCGGTACGCGACCTGGAAGCGGTCGAGGCACAGGCGCTGGCCTGCGGTTTCCGCCTTGACGAAGTGATCGAAATGCCAGCGAACAATTTCAGCCTGGTGTTCCGGCGCGGCTGA
- the ftsX gene encoding permease-like cell division protein FtsX, with amino-acid sequence MKHWLYLHARAVGHALRRLLAQPLGTSLSALVVGIALSLPGGAFLLLDNVASLVRGVSGTPEISLFLDVAAKPAEVEAIERKLNAEADLASYRFVSRDEAVAQLEAVGLGDVLGGLGTNPLPDAFVIAPRGEDPAAFERLAARMREWPEVAHVQLDSAWVERLHALLGLGRSAALMLGGLLGFALVIVTFNTIRLQILTQSQEIAVSRLLGATDPFIRRPFYWFGSLQGALGGLVALGTVWAGVHALARPVATLAETYGAVFVLAGPDARAALSMVAFAAFLGWLGAAISVRRHLAGS; translated from the coding sequence ATGAAACACTGGCTTTACCTGCATGCCCGGGCCGTCGGCCATGCCCTGCGCCGGCTGCTCGCCCAGCCCCTCGGTACTTCGCTCTCGGCGCTGGTGGTGGGCATCGCCCTGTCCCTGCCGGGAGGGGCTTTCCTGCTGCTGGACAACGTCGCTTCGCTGGTGCGAGGCGTTTCCGGGACGCCCGAGATCAGCCTCTTCCTCGACGTCGCGGCAAAGCCTGCCGAGGTCGAGGCGATCGAACGCAAGCTGAACGCCGAGGCCGATCTCGCGAGCTACCGCTTCGTGTCACGCGACGAGGCGGTGGCCCAGCTCGAGGCCGTGGGGCTGGGGGATGTGCTCGGCGGCCTCGGCACCAACCCGCTGCCCGATGCGTTCGTGATCGCGCCGCGCGGCGAGGACCCGGCCGCGTTCGAGCGCCTCGCGGCGCGGATGCGGGAATGGCCCGAGGTCGCGCACGTGCAGCTCGATTCGGCCTGGGTCGAGCGCCTCCACGCCCTGCTCGGGCTGGGACGCTCGGCGGCGCTGATGCTGGGGGGGCTGCTCGGCTTCGCGCTGGTGATCGTTACTTTCAACACCATCCGCCTGCAGATCCTCACCCAGAGCCAGGAGATCGCGGTCAGCCGCCTGCTCGGCGCCACCGACCCCTTCATCCGCCGCCCGTTCTACTGGTTCGGCAGCCTGCAAGGGGCGCTCGGCGGCCTGGTGGCGCTGGGGACGGTGTGGGCGGGTGTGCACGCGCTGGCCCGGCCGGTGGCGACACTGGCGGAAACCTATGGCGCAGTGTTCGTGCTCGCCGGGCCGGATGCGCGCGCGGCACTGTCGATGGTGGCGTTTGCCGCCTTCCTCGGCTGGCTGGGGGCGGCGATTTCGGTGCGGCGGCATCTGGCCGGATCCTGA
- a CDS encoding M16 family metallopeptidase has protein sequence MTATSTSFAPATPRQAPARTPGARFAFIAGLALAAFLGLAASARAAPQIQHWSASTGARVYFVESRSLPLIDIQVDFAAGAAYDPPAKAGLAGLVQALLGAGAGGLDEQTIAEREADLGARLGGGIDDDRASLSLRSLSTAAERDAALDLAATLLAQPTFPAEILERERQRTIAALREALTQPATLAARQFSAAVYADHPYGRQVTPESLGAITRDDLVDFHRRHYAAARASVAIVGDVDRTTAERIAVRLTEALPRGEAAAALPPPAPIDAATFRIPHPSAQAHILLGQPGMAREDADYFALLVGNYVLGGGGFVSRLTKEVREKRGFAYSVYSYLSPQQVAGPFQIGLQTRGNQAEEALEVVRDTLARFIADGPTAEELQAAKDNLINGFGLRLDSNAKLLDYVAMIGFYRLALDWLDTYPRQVAGVDAAAVRGAWQRRIHPQQLVTVIAGGDSDRAANGEPAAAQAPER, from the coding sequence ATGACCGCCACCTCGACTTCCTTCGCCCCCGCGACGCCGCGCCAAGCGCCGGCGCGCACGCCCGGCGCGCGCTTCGCCTTCATCGCCGGTCTCGCCCTCGCGGCCTTTCTCGGCCTCGCCGCATCGGCACGGGCCGCCCCGCAGATCCAGCACTGGAGCGCGTCCACCGGCGCCCGGGTGTATTTCGTCGAAAGCCGCAGCCTGCCGCTGATCGACATCCAGGTCGATTTCGCCGCCGGCGCGGCCTACGACCCGCCCGCCAAGGCCGGCCTCGCCGGGCTGGTCCAGGCCTTGCTCGGCGCCGGGGCGGGCGGGCTCGACGAACAGACTATCGCCGAGCGCGAAGCCGACCTCGGCGCCCGGCTCGGCGGCGGCATCGACGACGACCGCGCCAGCCTGTCGCTGCGCAGCCTGTCCACCGCGGCCGAGCGCGACGCTGCGCTCGATCTCGCCGCCACGCTGCTGGCGCAGCCCACCTTCCCTGCCGAAATCCTCGAACGCGAACGCCAACGCACCATCGCCGCGCTGCGCGAAGCGCTGACCCAGCCCGCCACCCTCGCCGCGCGCCAGTTCAGCGCCGCCGTATACGCCGACCACCCCTATGGTCGCCAGGTCACGCCGGAGTCGCTGGGCGCGATCACCCGCGACGATCTGGTGGATTTCCACCGCCGCCACTATGCGGCGGCCCGCGCCTCGGTCGCCATCGTCGGCGACGTCGATCGCACCACCGCCGAGCGCATTGCCGTGCGCCTGACCGAAGCCCTGCCGCGGGGCGAAGCCGCCGCCGCCCTGCCGCCCCCGGCCCCGATCGATGCCGCGACGTTCCGCATCCCCCACCCCTCGGCGCAGGCCCACATCCTCCTCGGCCAGCCCGGAATGGCGCGCGAGGACGCCGACTACTTTGCCCTGCTGGTCGGCAACTACGTGCTCGGCGGCGGCGGCTTCGTGTCGCGCCTGACCAAGGAAGTGCGCGAAAAGCGCGGCTTCGCCTACAGCGTGTACAGCTATCTGTCGCCGCAGCAGGTCGCCGGCCCGTTCCAGATCGGCCTCCAGACCCGCGGCAACCAGGCCGAGGAAGCGCTCGAGGTGGTGCGCGACACGCTCGCCCGTTTCATCGCCGACGGGCCGACCGCGGAGGAACTGCAGGCCGCCAAGGACAACCTGATCAACGGTTTCGGCCTGCGCCTGGATTCCAACGCCAAGCTGCTCGATTACGTCGCGATGATCGGCTTCTACCGCCTGGCGCTGGACTGGCTCGACACGTATCCGCGGCAGGTCGCCGGCGTCGATGCCGCCGCCGTGCGCGGAGCCTGGCAGCGCCGCATCCACCCCCAGCAGCTCGTTACCGTGATCGCCGGCGGCGACAGCGACCGCGCGGCGAACGGCGAGCCCGCCGCCGCACAGGCCCCGGAGCGATGA
- a CDS encoding ABC transporter ATP-binding protein has translation MLFSWFERHVDPYPDAVPGATPRGFFAFLWAGTEGLRPFILGMMLLTATIGAFEALLFAMLGRVVDWLATVEPARLWTDEGATLLLLAAIIVGSIALVAVQTMLKHQTLAGNFPMRLRWNYHRLMLGQSMSFYQDEFAGRVSAKVMQTALAVRDTCLIMTDILVFVTIYFATLTLVVASFDAWMLLPFLGWLALYLATLRWFVPRLSKVSRTQADARALMTGRITDAYTNIATVKLFSHAGREAGYARGAMKEFMHTVHAQMRLVSSIEIVNHSLSMLLILATSGVALWLWAQGAIGVGAVAAATAMALRLNGMSHWVMWEAAQLFENVGTVQDGINTLSRPHAVVDRPEAKPLVVSRGEVRFEHLVFAYGATGPQARRVIDDFSLAIRPGEKIGVVGRSGAGKSTLVNLLLRFYDLESGRILIDGQDIAGVTQNSLRAQIGMVTQDTSLLHRSVRDNILYGRPDATDADMIAAARRAEAHEFILGLTDPKGRRGYDAHVGERGVKLSGGQRQRIAIARVMLKDAPILLLDEATSALDSEVEAAIQQSLYRLMEGKTVVAIAHRLSTIAAMDRLVVMDKGRIVEEGDHRSLLAHGGLYARLWAHQSGGFLGAEPADVDEDAAMPV, from the coding sequence GTGCTTTTCAGCTGGTTCGAGCGTCACGTCGACCCCTATCCCGATGCCGTCCCCGGCGCCACGCCGCGCGGCTTCTTCGCCTTTTTGTGGGCGGGCACCGAGGGCCTGCGCCCGTTCATTCTCGGCATGATGCTGCTCACCGCCACCATCGGCGCGTTCGAGGCCCTGCTGTTCGCGATGCTCGGCCGGGTCGTCGACTGGCTGGCGACGGTGGAGCCGGCGCGGCTATGGACGGACGAGGGCGCCACCCTGCTGCTGCTCGCCGCCATCATCGTCGGCAGCATCGCCCTGGTGGCGGTGCAGACGATGCTCAAGCACCAGACCCTGGCGGGCAACTTCCCGATGCGCCTGCGCTGGAACTACCACCGCCTGATGCTCGGCCAGAGCATGAGCTTCTACCAGGACGAGTTCGCCGGGCGGGTGTCGGCGAAGGTCATGCAGACCGCGCTCGCGGTGCGCGACACCTGCCTGATCATGACCGACATCCTGGTCTTCGTGACCATCTACTTCGCCACCCTGACCCTGGTGGTGGCGAGCTTCGATGCCTGGATGCTGCTGCCCTTCCTCGGCTGGCTGGCGCTCTACCTCGCGACCCTGCGCTGGTTCGTGCCGCGCCTGTCGAAAGTGTCACGCACCCAGGCCGACGCCCGCGCGCTGATGACCGGACGCATCACCGACGCCTATACCAACATCGCCACGGTGAAGCTGTTCTCCCACGCCGGGCGCGAAGCCGGCTACGCGCGCGGGGCGATGAAGGAGTTCATGCACACCGTGCACGCGCAGATGCGCCTGGTGAGCAGCATCGAAATCGTCAACCACAGCCTGTCGATGCTGCTGATCCTCGCCACCAGCGGGGTGGCGCTGTGGCTGTGGGCGCAGGGCGCGATCGGGGTCGGCGCGGTGGCCGCGGCGACGGCGATGGCGCTGCGCCTGAACGGCATGTCGCACTGGGTGATGTGGGAGGCGGCGCAGCTGTTCGAGAACGTCGGCACGGTGCAGGACGGCATCAACACCTTGTCCCGCCCGCATGCGGTGGTCGACCGCCCGGAGGCGAAGCCGCTGGTGGTGAGCCGCGGCGAAGTCCGCTTCGAGCACCTCGTGTTCGCCTACGGCGCCACCGGGCCGCAGGCGCGCCGCGTCATCGACGACTTCTCGCTGGCGATCCGCCCGGGCGAGAAGATCGGCGTCGTCGGCCGCTCGGGGGCGGGCAAGTCGACGCTGGTGAACCTGCTGCTGCGCTTCTACGACCTCGAATCGGGCCGTATCCTGATCGACGGCCAGGACATCGCCGGCGTCACCCAGAACAGCCTGCGCGCGCAGATCGGCATGGTCACCCAGGACACTTCGCTGCTGCACCGCTCGGTGCGCGACAACATCCTCTACGGCCGTCCCGATGCCACCGACGCCGACATGATCGCCGCCGCCCGCCGCGCCGAGGCGCACGAGTTCATCCTCGGTCTCACCGACCCCAAGGGACGGCGCGGCTACGACGCCCACGTCGGCGAGCGCGGCGTCAAGCTCTCCGGCGGCCAGCGTCAGCGCATCGCGATCGCCCGGGTGATGCTCAAGGATGCGCCGATCCTGCTGCTGGACGAGGCCACCAGCGCGCTCGACTCCGAAGTCGAGGCGGCAATCCAGCAAAGCCTGTACCGGCTGATGGAAGGCAAGACCGTGGTCGCGATCGCCCACCGCCTGTCGACGATCGCGGCGATGGACCGCCTGGTGGTGATGGACAAAGGCCGTATCGTCGAGGAAGGTGACCATCGCAGCCTGCTTGCCCACGGCGGGCTCTACGCCCGGCTGTGGGCACACCAGAGCGGCGGCTTTCTCGGCGCCGAACCCGCGGACGTCGACGAGGACGCGGCGATGCCGGTGTGA
- the ahpC gene encoding alkyl hydroperoxide reductase subunit C gives MSLINTEVKPFKATAYHNGQFVDVTEANLKGKWSVVFFYPADFTFVCPTELGDLADNYAEFQKLGVEIYGVSTDTHFTHKAWHDTSDTIHKIKYPLVGDPTWVLSKNFEVLIEEAGLADRGTFVIDPDGKVQIVEINAGGIGRDAQELLRKVKAAIYVRNHPGEVCPAKWKEGDATLAPSLDLVGKI, from the coding sequence ATGTCGCTGATCAACACCGAAGTCAAGCCGTTCAAAGCCACCGCCTACCACAATGGCCAGTTCGTCGACGTCACCGAAGCCAACCTGAAGGGCAAGTGGTCCGTGGTCTTCTTCTACCCCGCCGACTTCACCTTCGTGTGCCCGACCGAACTGGGCGATCTCGCCGACAACTATGCCGAATTCCAGAAGCTGGGGGTCGAGATCTACGGTGTGTCGACCGACACCCATTTCACCCACAAGGCCTGGCACGACACGTCGGACACCATCCACAAGATCAAGTACCCGCTGGTCGGTGACCCCACCTGGGTGCTGTCGAAGAACTTCGAAGTGCTGATCGAGGAAGCCGGCCTGGCCGATCGCGGCACCTTCGTCATCGACCCCGACGGCAAGGTCCAGATCGTCGAGATCAACGCCGGCGGCATCGGCCGTGATGCCCAGGAGCTGCTGCGCAAGGTCAAGGCCGCGATCTACGTCCGCAACCACCCGGGCGAAGTGTGCCCGGCGAAGTGGAAGGAAGGCGACGCCACGCTGGCGCCGTCGCTCGATCTGGTCGGCAAGATCTGA
- the ahpF gene encoding alkyl hydroperoxide reductase subunit F, producing the protein MLDANIKTQLKAYLDKVTQPIEIAASLDEGDKSGEMRTLLAELAELSDKITVVESGAPGVQASERKPSFALARPGEPGRVRFAGLPMGHEFSSLILALLQVGGHPPKATPELIEQIRALDGEYVFETYISLSCHNCPEVVQALNLMAVLNPNIRHTMIDGALFQGEVEARKIMAVPTVLLNGQPFGQGRMELGEILAKVDTGAAARDAGKLSAKDVFDVLVVGGGPAGAAAAIYAARKGIRTGVVAERFGGQVMDTMAIENFISVKYTEGPKLVASLEEHVREYDVDVMNLQRVAQLLPGAGVHEVKLDNGAVLKAKSVIVATGARWREMNVPGEREFRGKGVAYCPHCDGPLFKGKRVAVIGGGNSGVEAAIDLAGVVAHVTLLEFADELRADAVLQKKLHSLPNVTVIKGAQTTEVTGSDKVDGLVYKDRASGEVRRIELEGIFVQIGLLPNTDFAKGTLELTRFGEIIVDAKGQTSVPGIFAAGDCTTVPYKQIIIAMGEGAKASLSAFDHLIRSSAPA; encoded by the coding sequence ATGCTCGACGCCAACATCAAGACTCAACTCAAAGCCTACCTGGACAAGGTCACGCAGCCGATCGAGATCGCCGCGTCGCTGGACGAGGGCGACAAGTCGGGTGAAATGCGGACCCTGCTCGCCGAACTCGCCGAGCTCAGCGACAAGATCACCGTCGTCGAGTCGGGTGCGCCCGGCGTTCAGGCGAGCGAGCGCAAGCCCTCGTTTGCGCTTGCCCGCCCGGGCGAGCCGGGGCGCGTGCGTTTTGCCGGGTTGCCGATGGGGCACGAGTTCAGCTCGCTGATCCTGGCCCTGCTGCAGGTCGGCGGCCATCCGCCCAAGGCCACGCCCGAGCTGATCGAACAGATCCGCGCCCTCGACGGCGAGTACGTGTTCGAGACCTACATCTCGCTGTCCTGCCACAACTGCCCGGAAGTGGTGCAGGCGCTGAACCTGATGGCGGTGCTCAACCCCAACATCCGCCACACCATGATCGACGGTGCGCTGTTCCAGGGCGAAGTCGAGGCGCGCAAGATCATGGCGGTGCCGACGGTTCTCCTCAACGGCCAGCCCTTCGGCCAGGGGCGGATGGAGCTGGGCGAGATCCTGGCCAAGGTCGACACCGGCGCCGCGGCGCGCGATGCCGGGAAGCTGTCGGCCAAGGACGTCTTCGACGTGCTCGTCGTCGGCGGCGGCCCGGCCGGCGCGGCCGCCGCGATCTACGCCGCGCGCAAGGGCATCCGCACCGGTGTCGTCGCCGAGCGCTTCGGCGGCCAGGTGATGGACACGATGGCGATCGAGAACTTCATCTCGGTGAAGTACACCGAGGGCCCGAAGCTGGTCGCCAGCCTCGAGGAGCACGTCCGCGAATACGACGTCGATGTCATGAACCTGCAGCGCGTCGCGCAGCTGCTGCCGGGCGCGGGCGTGCATGAAGTGAAGCTCGACAACGGCGCCGTGCTCAAGGCGAAGTCCGTCATCGTCGCCACCGGCGCGCGCTGGCGCGAGATGAACGTGCCCGGCGAGCGGGAGTTCCGCGGCAAGGGTGTGGCCTACTGCCCGCACTGCGACGGCCCGCTGTTCAAGGGCAAGCGCGTGGCGGTGATCGGTGGCGGCAACTCCGGCGTCGAGGCCGCGATCGACCTCGCCGGGGTGGTCGCCCACGTCACCCTGCTCGAGTTCGCCGACGAACTGCGTGCCGACGCCGTGTTGCAGAAGAAGCTCCACAGCCTGCCCAACGTGACGGTGATCAAGGGCGCGCAGACCACCGAAGTGACCGGTAGCGACAAGGTGGACGGTCTGGTGTACAAGGACCGAGCCAGTGGCGAAGTGCGCCGTATCGAGCTCGAAGGCATCTTCGTCCAGATCGGCCTGCTGCCCAATACCGACTTCGCCAAGGGCACGCTCGAGCTCACCCGCTTCGGCGAGATCATCGTCGATGCCAAAGGCCAGACTTCGGTGCCGGGCATCTTCGCCGCCGGCGACTGCACCACGGTGCCGTACAAGCAGATCATCATCGCCATGGGCGAAGGGGCGAAGGCTTCGCTGTCGGCCTTCGATCACCTGATCCGGAGCAGCGCCCCGGCCTGA